A window of the Lactuca sativa cultivar Salinas chromosome 5, Lsat_Salinas_v11, whole genome shotgun sequence genome harbors these coding sequences:
- the LOC111898550 gene encoding uncharacterized protein LOC111898550 yields the protein MLLKFHILCVTGNSKSNVSNLPFAFLLPNRDALCLGDRLIVYLPRFTDINSEVRKVYAQGARSRANIIAILDDDFVDLKILSYEETYTFDDNSIEALNSFGTFPADTVFKPFDVRIQPYFISSIWVMLAVWRILYWIDRLNCSMDLNIGLNVLAYVYDLSTFGNSRFLLKVKTEKPPLILKSKISTANLPHYYHENISMTSLYKLYGWEVRGYPQKVYDVVLFNNKVDMLTTRWNELHPYITQFVLLETNSTFTSIPKPHYFVINREKFDLIEPRLTYGTISVQFRKGENSFIEKACQQLVFDHLLRIVGIEDGDLLIMSGVDEILSAHIIDLLRWCDGPPSVIHLNLNNYVTTRKSLSYKSIQSTKSQT from the exons ATGCTTCTAAAATTTCATATCCTTTGTGTCACTGGCAACTCAAAGTCAAATGTTTCAAATTTACCAT TTGCTTTTCTTTTGCCAAATAGAGATGCATTGTGTTTGGGAGATAGACTCATAGTGTATCTTCCACGTTTTACAGATATAAATTCTGAAGTTAGAAAAGTTTATGCTCAG GGAGCTCGATCTCGTGCAAACATCATAGCTATACTTGACGATGATTTCGTAGATCTAAAAATCCTTTCCTACGAGGAAACTTATACCTTCGATGACAATAGTATCGAAGCTTTGAATTCGTTTGGAACCTTTCCTGCCGATACTGTTTTTAAACCTTTTGATGTCAGGATTCAACCATATTTTATTTCTTCCATTTGG GTCATGCTGGCGGTTTGGAGGATTCTTTATTGGATTGATCGTCTGAATTGTTCCATGGACCTTAACATTGGTTTAAACGTGTTAGCCTATGTCTATGATCTTTCAACTTTCGGAAACTCTCGTTTCCTGTTGAAAGTTAAGACTGAAAAACCACCCCTTATCTTGAAGTCCAA AATCTCCACTGCAAATCTGCCTCATTACTATCATGAAAATATTTCAATGACATCGCTCTACAAACTCTATGGTTGGGAAGTTCGTGGTTACCCTCAGAAAGTATACGACGTTGTTCTCTTTAACAACAAGGTCGACATGCTTACAACCAGATGGAACGAACTCCACCCTTACATCACTCAATTTGTTCTTCTCGAAACGAATTCCACCTTCACAAGCATCCCCAAACCCCACTATTTCGTAATCAATCGAGAAAAATTCGATTTAATTGAACCTAGATTAACCTACGGGACAATCAGTGTACAATTTAGAAAGGGGGAGAATTCGTTTATCGAAAAGGCGTGTCAACAATTGGTGTTCGATCATCTTCTCAGAATTGTTGGAATTGAAGATGGCGATTTGCTAATAATGTCGGGTGTCGATGAAATCCTGAGTGCTCATATCATCGATCTTTTGAGATGGTGCGACGGACCTCCGTCGGTGATTCATCTTAACTTGAACaactatgtgacaacccgaaaatcttTATCTTATAAGTCCATCCAATCAACCAAGAGTCAGACTTAA